In Cynocephalus volans isolate mCynVol1 chromosome 3, mCynVol1.pri, whole genome shotgun sequence, one DNA window encodes the following:
- the TUBGCP4 gene encoding gamma-tubulin complex component 4 isoform X2, producing MIHELLLALSGYPGSIFTWNKRCGLQVSQDFPFLHPSETSVLNRLCRLGTDYIRFTEFIEQYTGHVQQQDHHPSQQGQGGLHGIYLRAFCTGLDSVLQPYRQALLDLEQEFLADPHLSISHVNYSLDQFQLLFPSVMVVVEQIKSQKIHGCQILEMVYKHSCGGLPPVRSALEKILAVCHGVMYKQLSAWMLHGLLLDQHEEFFIKQGPSSGNVSAQPEEDEEDLGIGGLTGKQLRELQDLRLIEEENMLAPSLKQFSLRVEILPSYIPVRVAEKILFVGESVQMFENQNVNLTRKGSILKNQEDIFAAELHRLKQQPLFSLVDFEQVVDRIRSTVAEHLWKLMVEESDLLGQLKIIKDFYLLGRGELFQAFIDTAQHMLKTPPTAVTEHDVNVAFQQSAHKVLLDDDNLLPLLHLTIEYHGKEHKDATQAREGPSRETSPREAPASGWAALGLSYKVQWPLHILFTPAVLEKYNVVFKYLLSVRRVQAELQHCWALQMQRKHLKSNQTDAVKWRLRNHMAFLVDNLQYYLQVDVLESQFSQLLQQINSTRDFESIRLAHDHFLSNLLAQSFILLKPVFHCLNEILDLCHSFCLLVSQNLGPLDERGAAQLSILVKGFSRQSSLLFKILSSVRNHQINSDLAQLLLRLDYNKYYTQAGGTLGSFGM from the exons GTGTCACAGGACTTCCCATTTCTCCACCCCAGTGAGACCAGCGTCCTGAATCGACTCTGCCGGCTTGGCACAGACTACATTCGCTTTACTGAGTTCATTGAACAGTACACAGGCCATGTGCAGCAACAG GATCACCATCCATCTCAGCAGGGTCAAGGTGGGTTACATGGAATCTACCTGAGGGCCTTCTGCACAGGGCTGGATTCAGTTTTACAGCCTTATCGCCAGGCACTGCTTGATTTGGAACAAGAG TTCCTGGCTGACCCCCATCTCTCCATATCACATGTCAATTACTCCTTAGATCAG TTCCAGCTCCTTTTCCCCTCTGTGATGGTTGTAGTTGAACAAATTAAAAGTCAAAAG ATTCATGGTTGTCAAATCCTGGAAATGGTCTATAAACATAGCTGTGGGGGGTTGCCTCCTGTTCGAAGTGCACTGGAAAA AATCCTGGCTGTTTGTCATGGGGTCATGTATAAACAGCTCTCAGCCTGGATGCTACATGGACTCCTCTTGGACCAGCATGAAGAGTTCTTTATCAAACAGGGTCCATCTTCTGGCAATGTCAGTGCCCAGCCAGAAGAGGATGAGGAGGATCTGGGCATTGGGGGACTGACAGGAAAACAACTGAGAGAACTCCAGGACTTG CGCCTGATTGAGGAAGAGAACATGCTGGCACCATCTCTAAAGCAGTTTTCCCTCCGGGTGGAAATTTTGCCATCCTACATTCCAGTGAGGGTTGCTGAAAAAATCCTGTTTGTTGGAGAATCTGTCCAGATGTTTGAGAATCAAAATGTGAACCTGACTAGAAAAG GATCCATTTTGAAAAACCAGGAGGACATATTTGCTGCAGAGCTGCATCGTCTCAAGCAGCAGCCGCTCTTCAGCCTGGTGGATTTTGAGCAGGTGGTGGATCGTATTCGTAGTACTGTGGCTGAG CATCTCTGGAAGCTGATGGTAGAAGAGTCCGATTTACTGGGTCAGCTGAAG ATCATTAAAGACTTTTACCTTCTGGGACGTGGAGAACTGTTTCAGGCCTTCATTGACACAGCTCAACACATGTTGAAAACACCACCCACTGCAGTAACCGAACATG ATGTGAATGTGGCCTTTCAGCAGTCAGCACACAAGGTATTGCTAGATGATGACAACCTTCTTCCTCTGTTGCACTTGACAATTGAATATCATGGAAAGGAGCATAAAG ATGCTACTCAGGCAAGAGAAGGGCCTTCTCGGGAGACTTCTCCCCGGGAAGCCCCTGCATCTGGCTGGGCAGCCCTAGGTCTTTCCTACAAAGTACAGTGGCCACTACACATTCTCTTCACCCCAGCTGTCCTGGAAAA GTACAATGTGGTTTTCAAGTACTTACTGAGTGTGCGCCGGGTACAAGCTGAACTGCAGCACTGCTGGGCCCTACAGATGCAGCGCAAGCACCTCAAATCCAACCAGACTGACGCAGTCAAGTGGCGCCTAAGAAATCACATGGCATTCCTGGTGGATAATCTTCAGTACTATCTCCAG GTAGATGTCCTGGAGTCTCAGTTCTCACAGCTGCTTCAACAGATCAATTCTACACGAGACTTTGAAAGCATCCGATTGGCTCACGACCACTTCCTGAGCAATTTGCTGGCTCAGTCCTTTATCTTGTTGAAACCT GTATTTCACTGTCTGAATGAAATCTTAGATCTCtgtcacagtttttgtttgctggTCAGTCAGAACCTGGGCCCACTAGATGAGCGTGGAGCCGCCCAACTGAGCATTCTTGTGAAG GGCTTTAGCCGCCAGTCTTCACTCCTATTCAAGATTCTCTCCAGTGTTCGGAATCATCAGATCAACTCAGATTTGGCTCAACTACTGTTACGACTAGATTATAACAAATACTACACCCAGGCTGGTGGAACTCTGGGCAG tttcgGGATGTGA
- the TUBGCP4 gene encoding gamma-tubulin complex component 4 isoform X1, translating to MIHELLLALSGYPGSIFTWNKRCGLQVSQDFPFLHPSETSVLNRLCRLGTDYIRFTEFIEQYTGHVQQQDHHPSQQGQGGLHGIYLRAFCTGLDSVLQPYRQALLDLEQEFLADPHLSISHVNYSLDQFQLLFPSVMVVVEQIKSQKIHGCQILEMVYKHSCGGLPPVRSALEKILAVCHGVMYKQLSAWMLHGLLLDQHEEFFIKQGPSSGNVSAQPEEDEEDLGIGGLTGKQLRELQDLRLIEEENMLAPSLKQFSLRVEILPSYIPVRVAEKILFVGESVQMFENQNVNLTRKGSILKNQEDIFAAELHRLKQQPLFSLVDFEQVVDRIRSTVAEHLWKLMVEESDLLGQLKIIKDFYLLGRGELFQAFIDTAQHMLKTPPTAVTEHDVNVAFQQSAHKVLLDDDNLLPLLHLTIEYHGKEHKDATQAREGPSRETSPREAPASGWAALGLSYKVQWPLHILFTPAVLEKYNVVFKYLLSVRRVQAELQHCWALQMQRKHLKSNQTDAVKWRLRNHMAFLVDNLQYYLQVDVLESQFSQLLQQINSTRDFESIRLAHDHFLSNLLAQSFILLKPVFHCLNEILDLCHSFCLLVSQNLGPLDERGAAQLSILVKGFSRQSSLLFKILSSVRNHQINSDLAQLLLRLDYNKYYTQAGGTLGRFSSLKKLAVFLSVQL from the exons GTGTCACAGGACTTCCCATTTCTCCACCCCAGTGAGACCAGCGTCCTGAATCGACTCTGCCGGCTTGGCACAGACTACATTCGCTTTACTGAGTTCATTGAACAGTACACAGGCCATGTGCAGCAACAG GATCACCATCCATCTCAGCAGGGTCAAGGTGGGTTACATGGAATCTACCTGAGGGCCTTCTGCACAGGGCTGGATTCAGTTTTACAGCCTTATCGCCAGGCACTGCTTGATTTGGAACAAGAG TTCCTGGCTGACCCCCATCTCTCCATATCACATGTCAATTACTCCTTAGATCAG TTCCAGCTCCTTTTCCCCTCTGTGATGGTTGTAGTTGAACAAATTAAAAGTCAAAAG ATTCATGGTTGTCAAATCCTGGAAATGGTCTATAAACATAGCTGTGGGGGGTTGCCTCCTGTTCGAAGTGCACTGGAAAA AATCCTGGCTGTTTGTCATGGGGTCATGTATAAACAGCTCTCAGCCTGGATGCTACATGGACTCCTCTTGGACCAGCATGAAGAGTTCTTTATCAAACAGGGTCCATCTTCTGGCAATGTCAGTGCCCAGCCAGAAGAGGATGAGGAGGATCTGGGCATTGGGGGACTGACAGGAAAACAACTGAGAGAACTCCAGGACTTG CGCCTGATTGAGGAAGAGAACATGCTGGCACCATCTCTAAAGCAGTTTTCCCTCCGGGTGGAAATTTTGCCATCCTACATTCCAGTGAGGGTTGCTGAAAAAATCCTGTTTGTTGGAGAATCTGTCCAGATGTTTGAGAATCAAAATGTGAACCTGACTAGAAAAG GATCCATTTTGAAAAACCAGGAGGACATATTTGCTGCAGAGCTGCATCGTCTCAAGCAGCAGCCGCTCTTCAGCCTGGTGGATTTTGAGCAGGTGGTGGATCGTATTCGTAGTACTGTGGCTGAG CATCTCTGGAAGCTGATGGTAGAAGAGTCCGATTTACTGGGTCAGCTGAAG ATCATTAAAGACTTTTACCTTCTGGGACGTGGAGAACTGTTTCAGGCCTTCATTGACACAGCTCAACACATGTTGAAAACACCACCCACTGCAGTAACCGAACATG ATGTGAATGTGGCCTTTCAGCAGTCAGCACACAAGGTATTGCTAGATGATGACAACCTTCTTCCTCTGTTGCACTTGACAATTGAATATCATGGAAAGGAGCATAAAG ATGCTACTCAGGCAAGAGAAGGGCCTTCTCGGGAGACTTCTCCCCGGGAAGCCCCTGCATCTGGCTGGGCAGCCCTAGGTCTTTCCTACAAAGTACAGTGGCCACTACACATTCTCTTCACCCCAGCTGTCCTGGAAAA GTACAATGTGGTTTTCAAGTACTTACTGAGTGTGCGCCGGGTACAAGCTGAACTGCAGCACTGCTGGGCCCTACAGATGCAGCGCAAGCACCTCAAATCCAACCAGACTGACGCAGTCAAGTGGCGCCTAAGAAATCACATGGCATTCCTGGTGGATAATCTTCAGTACTATCTCCAG GTAGATGTCCTGGAGTCTCAGTTCTCACAGCTGCTTCAACAGATCAATTCTACACGAGACTTTGAAAGCATCCGATTGGCTCACGACCACTTCCTGAGCAATTTGCTGGCTCAGTCCTTTATCTTGTTGAAACCT GTATTTCACTGTCTGAATGAAATCTTAGATCTCtgtcacagtttttgtttgctggTCAGTCAGAACCTGGGCCCACTAGATGAGCGTGGAGCCGCCCAACTGAGCATTCTTGTGAAG GGCTTTAGCCGCCAGTCTTCACTCCTATTCAAGATTCTCTCCAGTGTTCGGAATCATCAGATCAACTCAGATTTGGCTCAACTACTGTTACGACTAGATTATAACAAATACTACACCCAGGCTGGTGGAACTCTGGGCAG